Proteins co-encoded in one Sporosarcina sp. FSL K6-1522 genomic window:
- the metK gene encoding methionine adenosyltransferase has product MTNRRLFTSESVTEGHPDKMCDQISDAILDAILAEDPNARVACETTITTGLVLVAGEITTTTYVDIPKVVRETVKEIGYTRAKYGFDWETSAVLTAIDEQSPEIAAAVNQALEAREGSMTDDELEAIGAGDQGLMFGYACNETPELMPLPISLSHKLSRRLAQVRKDEELTYLRPDGKTQVTIEYDENNRPVRIDTIVISTQHHPDVTIEQIQRDIKSVVIEPVVPADLIDENTKYFINPTGSFVVGGPQGDAGLTGRKIIVDTYGGYARHGGGAFSGKDATKVDRSASYAARYVAKNIVAAELADRCEVQLAYAIGVAQPVSISIDTFGTGKVAESKLVELVRGLFDLRPAGIIKMLDLRRPIYKQTAAYGHFGRTDIDLPWEQTDKAAALKAQAGQTV; this is encoded by the coding sequence ATGACAAATCGTCGATTATTTACATCAGAATCAGTAACAGAAGGCCATCCGGATAAAATGTGTGATCAGATTTCAGATGCGATTTTGGATGCCATTTTAGCAGAGGACCCAAATGCACGCGTTGCGTGTGAAACAACGATTACAACTGGACTTGTGCTTGTTGCAGGGGAAATTACAACGACTACATATGTAGACATTCCAAAAGTTGTTCGTGAAACAGTAAAAGAAATCGGTTATACACGTGCGAAATATGGTTTCGATTGGGAAACATCTGCAGTATTGACGGCGATTGATGAGCAATCACCTGAAATTGCTGCAGCGGTTAACCAAGCGCTTGAAGCACGTGAAGGTTCAATGACAGACGACGAGCTAGAAGCGATTGGAGCAGGTGACCAAGGTCTAATGTTTGGTTACGCTTGTAATGAAACACCAGAGCTTATGCCGTTACCAATCAGCTTATCTCACAAGCTGTCACGCCGTTTAGCACAAGTGCGTAAAGACGAAGAACTTACGTATTTACGTCCAGACGGTAAAACGCAAGTAACAATAGAGTATGATGAAAACAATCGTCCGGTTCGTATTGATACAATCGTTATTTCTACACAACACCATCCAGACGTGACAATCGAACAGATTCAACGTGATATTAAATCGGTTGTCATCGAGCCAGTCGTACCTGCAGATTTAATCGATGAGAACACAAAATACTTCATTAACCCAACAGGCAGTTTCGTTGTCGGTGGACCACAAGGCGATGCTGGTTTAACAGGTCGTAAAATCATCGTTGACACATACGGCGGCTATGCACGTCATGGTGGCGGTGCATTCTCTGGGAAAGACGCGACAAAAGTAGACCGTTCTGCTTCATATGCGGCTCGCTACGTAGCCAAAAACATCGTTGCTGCAGAATTGGCAGACCGTTGTGAAGTTCAATTGGCTTATGCAATTGGTGTAGCACAGCCGGTATCGATTTCAATCGATACATTTGGCACTGGCAAAGTCGCAGAAAGCAAACTAGTTGAACTTGTGCGTGGACTGTTTGACCTTCGTCCAGCAGGCATCATCAAAATGCTTGACCTACGTCGCCCAATTTACAAACAAACGGCTGCATATGGTCACTTCGGCCGTACAGACATCGATCTACCTTGGGAGCAAACAGATAAGGCTGCTGCGTTGAAAGCACAAGCGGGGCAGACTGTATAA
- a CDS encoding gamma carbonic anhydrase family protein, whose translation MIYPYKDKTPIIDPSVFIADYTTITGDVTIGPESSIWFNTVIRGDVSPTIIGARVNIQDFCCLHQSPKFPLILEDEASIGHNVTLHSCTIKKSALIGMGSTILDGAEIGEGAFIGAGSLVPPGKIIPPNVLALGSPAKVVRELNDADRADMRRIINSYVEKGQYYKSLQK comes from the coding sequence ATGATTTATCCATATAAAGACAAAACACCGATTATCGATCCATCTGTATTTATCGCAGACTATACAACGATTACCGGAGACGTAACAATCGGTCCCGAATCATCCATTTGGTTCAACACGGTCATTCGTGGGGATGTGTCACCTACCATTATCGGCGCAAGAGTTAATATCCAAGACTTCTGCTGCCTACATCAAAGCCCAAAGTTCCCGCTCATTTTAGAAGATGAAGCATCGATTGGCCATAATGTCACCTTGCATAGTTGTACCATAAAAAAAAGTGCCCTCATTGGCATGGGATCCACTATTCTAGATGGCGCTGAAATTGGTGAAGGTGCCTTCATAGGAGCAGGCAGTCTCGTTCCTCCAGGGAAAATAATCCCGCCGAACGTACTTGCCCTCGGCTCACCCGCAAAAGTCGTTCGCGAACTCAATGATGCAGATCGTGCTGATATGCGCCGCATCATTAACAGCTACGTAGAAAAAGGACAGTATTATAAAAGCTTGCAAAAATGA
- a CDS encoding alpha/beta hydrolase, translated as MWKWEAEGQPKAVVVIVHGAYEHHSRYAWLIQELRSSGFHVVAGDLPGHGARAAGQIHNEAFDDYVTYVEKLFEVGIHDNLPLFIIGHGLGATLAMHLLQIKKMECAGMILSSPWLALTHLPPKFSAMLTKLSSSMQLNHAISVELLTRNEELYEEMQQDELYNPIVTAGWYKELQTLMKAVYEGKIHNVPILLHSGEQDRISDPTYAKKWLMNQGLSEFQYKEWHRLYHDVYQEPEREEVSLYTQSFMNNVLRSLGYVV; from the coding sequence ATGTGGAAATGGGAAGCGGAAGGGCAGCCGAAAGCTGTTGTGGTCATCGTTCATGGTGCGTACGAACATCATAGTCGATATGCATGGCTGATACAGGAACTCCGGAGTAGCGGGTTTCACGTCGTCGCGGGAGATTTACCTGGACACGGAGCGAGAGCGGCCGGACAAATACATAATGAAGCATTTGATGACTATGTGACTTATGTGGAGAAACTATTTGAGGTCGGTATTCATGATAATTTACCATTGTTTATCATAGGGCATGGGCTCGGTGCAACATTGGCGATGCATCTCCTGCAAATCAAAAAAATGGAATGTGCAGGTATGATTTTGAGTTCACCGTGGCTAGCGCTAACACATTTGCCACCTAAGTTTTCAGCGATGTTGACCAAACTATCCTCTTCGATGCAACTCAATCATGCGATTAGTGTAGAATTATTGACTCGAAACGAAGAGTTGTACGAGGAAATGCAACAAGATGAGCTTTATAATCCGATTGTGACGGCGGGATGGTATAAGGAACTGCAAACACTTATGAAAGCGGTCTATGAAGGTAAAATTCATAATGTCCCAATCCTGCTTCATAGTGGGGAGCAGGATCGGATTTCAGATCCTACGTATGCAAAGAAGTGGTTGATGAATCAAGGACTCTCCGAATTCCAATATAAAGAATGGCATCGGCTTTACCATGATGTTTACCAAGAGCCCGAACGTGAAGAAGTGTCCTTATATACGCAATCCTTCATGAACAATGTGTTGAGATCGCTTGGATATGTAGTTTAA
- a CDS encoding histidine phosphatase family protein translates to MTTVGFVRHGITAWNKEGREQGSLDIPLDEEGIGMAKRVAERLAAEQWDIIYTSPLVRARRTAEIIAQRQQGMAFVVDQRLREPSSGQIEGTTEAERVAKWGEAWRELQLGGESHAAMLARGMEFMEELKEKYPKKRVLVVSHGGFLGHLLEWLLPEGKIAGDLANTSLTMVELSGGSNRCSLLNCTKHLRQLN, encoded by the coding sequence TTGACAACAGTCGGATTTGTACGTCATGGTATCACGGCGTGGAATAAAGAGGGAAGAGAACAAGGGAGTCTGGATATCCCGCTCGATGAAGAGGGCATTGGGATGGCTAAGCGTGTCGCTGAAAGACTAGCGGCAGAGCAATGGGATATCATCTATACAAGTCCGCTCGTTCGCGCGAGAAGAACAGCGGAAATCATTGCACAAAGACAGCAGGGAATGGCGTTTGTTGTTGACCAACGTCTGCGTGAACCGAGTAGTGGGCAAATAGAAGGGACTACGGAAGCAGAGCGTGTTGCGAAGTGGGGAGAAGCGTGGCGGGAGTTACAACTAGGCGGTGAATCACATGCGGCGATGCTGGCACGCGGGATGGAATTTATGGAAGAACTGAAAGAAAAGTATCCGAAGAAACGTGTGTTGGTTGTTAGCCATGGTGGGTTCCTGGGGCATTTACTAGAATGGCTTTTGCCGGAAGGGAAGATAGCGGGGGATCTTGCCAACACCTCCTTGACGATGGTCGAACTTTCAGGTGGAAGCAACCGGTGTTCATTGCTTAATTGCACGAAGCATTTGCGACAGTTGAATTAA
- a CDS encoding T7SS effector LXG polymorphic toxin codes for MKVLEIHSFKEGIHRNIAMLDRLGTEMDAIQQTVQGLVVMEDSLKGEGGNAIRAFYAECHLPFQQFFKLFQIRFVYVLKQMDAALDTLESNPAGFIHEGFLKDEVEPGLKLIAQLTDSLTEEANSIMNRVADIVALPHLDDSEVQEGVHHATIKRKTTVTQLHEFDATQTIALTPIEQDLATMDTWIADIERLFTDGVTDIRFSSDQWANLSAQNTLKTDLVQQTAAMAGLPVMMGINGQPTTQLGALLAGQDPIRFGYGFVDGPNLLYELGILTFPGMATYGKPITKVNGAEDAVLQAFFKELAKQPNSAAPGNPNPIDPVTGDYVMMNQGVVRVSKDYGPRELSLIDKAGLAVANFFILNDLNTIKDSNASIPEKGLAAASIIPIGRLLKLDELDFILKKESPAVGVISSGKGGKVADKGTGTNSKKANGAYKFNFVENAKKHLKNVENVNTKKGIVGGHNMDEFNKALKSQGFNPNDLIVSKKPHPSIEGIYEIEYKIPRKDMAGNIAEPVSYKNIKEPKTVYDPSKISDDKIYQWGQEAMQNGKINGRLVEGTASNGLKYRGYLNEAGEITNFFPIID; via the coding sequence ATGAAAGTACTTGAAATCCATTCCTTCAAGGAGGGAATCCACCGAAACATTGCGATGCTTGACCGTCTAGGCACTGAAATGGATGCCATCCAGCAAACAGTTCAAGGGTTAGTTGTGATGGAGGATTCGCTGAAAGGTGAAGGGGGAAATGCGATTCGTGCATTTTATGCAGAATGTCACTTGCCATTTCAGCAATTTTTCAAGCTGTTTCAAATTCGCTTCGTGTATGTCTTAAAACAGATGGATGCGGCGCTTGACACACTCGAATCAAATCCAGCGGGTTTCATTCACGAAGGTTTTCTCAAAGACGAAGTTGAACCGGGGCTGAAATTGATTGCACAACTGACGGACAGTTTGACGGAGGAAGCAAATAGCATTATGAATCGCGTTGCCGACATCGTAGCCCTTCCACATCTTGATGATAGTGAAGTGCAGGAGGGGGTTCACCATGCTACAATCAAAAGGAAAACGACTGTCACACAATTGCATGAATTCGACGCAACCCAGACAATCGCATTAACGCCCATTGAGCAAGATCTTGCGACAATGGACACATGGATTGCCGATATTGAAAGGCTATTCACGGATGGCGTTACGGACATTCGTTTCTCATCAGATCAATGGGCAAACTTGTCTGCCCAAAATACACTGAAGACAGATTTAGTGCAACAAACAGCCGCCATGGCAGGTCTCCCCGTCATGATGGGCATAAACGGTCAGCCGACAACGCAGCTTGGTGCGCTGCTAGCAGGACAAGATCCGATTCGGTTTGGCTACGGATTTGTGGATGGACCGAATTTGCTGTATGAATTGGGTATTTTAACGTTTCCAGGTATGGCGACTTACGGGAAACCAATCACCAAGGTGAATGGAGCTGAGGATGCTGTATTACAGGCCTTTTTTAAGGAACTGGCCAAACAACCAAATTCCGCAGCACCTGGAAATCCCAATCCGATTGATCCAGTTACAGGCGATTACGTCATGATGAATCAAGGTGTGGTCCGTGTATCGAAGGATTATGGTCCGAGGGAATTGAGCCTAATCGATAAAGCGGGCTTGGCGGTAGCGAACTTTTTTATTTTAAATGACCTGAATACCATCAAAGATTCGAATGCCTCAATTCCAGAAAAGGGGTTAGCAGCAGCGTCCATCATACCTATTGGGAGGTTATTAAAACTCGATGAGCTTGACTTTATCCTTAAGAAGGAATCTCCGGCTGTAGGGGTGATTAGCTCTGGAAAAGGCGGGAAGGTTGCTGATAAGGGTACGGGTACTAATAGTAAGAAAGCCAACGGGGCTTATAAATTTAATTTTGTTGAAAATGCAAAAAAACATCTAAAAAATGTTGAAAATGTTAATACTAAAAAAGGTATTGTTGGTGGTCACAATATGGATGAATTTAATAAAGCATTGAAAAGTCAAGGTTTCAATCCAAATGATTTAATTGTGTCTAAAAAACCGCATCCATCAATTGAAGGAATTTATGAAATAGAGTATAAAATACCTAGAAAAGATATGGCTGGTAATATTGCCGAACCAGTATCCTATAAAAATATCAAGGAACCTAAAACAGTTTATGACCCATCTAAGATTAGTGATGACAAAATTTATCAATGGGGACAGGAAGCAATGCAGAACGGAAAAATAAATGGGAGACTTGTTGAAGGAACTGCTTCAAACGGTTTAAAATATAGAGGTTATCTGAATGAGGCTGGCGAAATAACAAACTTTTTCCCTATTATTGATTAA
- a CDS encoding methyl-accepting chemotaxis protein, whose amino-acid sequence MRSVRTKIVAGALLVILLSLAFIYVVTSMQMEKSASTNIIENSEVTVDEMSIGIRNFLLQYEYGLDLLIENPAIIDFRKTQDGTPDVDVQALEAGVDKAFNLYREKLTETSAVAIHYNNKYSKLVADVELPEDYDVTKRPWYQELAENPGQVLWTNPYVDAFTGEYVITVAKAIMVNGKMEGAVNIDILLTSIANRLAESNMKFEGYPFIFDPEGVALVHPTLQSESGMENAYIAAMYDEGKSVGHMNFDENGKKKVGAYTTLEGFDWKIGVVYDENAIKATADEAKRLLLLIGIATLVVVSLILWVLITRLIKPLYSLQTAMDQIADGDLSVQADVQSQDEFGRLAENFNDMTKKVHDVITVVNRSVDEVRMAAEGLSASAEETNAVSEQMAGAIDDIASGASKSAHDTEDVTTTVDLLGSQIMGIHEKAGVMTEIATEAEQVNKEGRDQIQQLQSSFVGSQTTLRSMEDVVGELESKVGAIGVVMETITEISAQTNLLALNASIEAARAGEHGKGFAVVADEVRKLAEQSARATEEVKVTVQELQTGSQQVAIQMRETGETFIEQEKVVEGTQQTFSNIAELMNKLEQSIGSVYDEVNRVVAHKETVMQTIETMAATAQETAAASEEISASTDEQLRAIREVAQAADTLSGLSDELHTAINHFKM is encoded by the coding sequence TTGAGGTCAGTTAGAACGAAGATTGTGGCAGGGGCATTGCTCGTAATTTTACTATCATTAGCATTTATTTATGTCGTGACGAGCATGCAGATGGAGAAAAGTGCATCTACAAATATCATTGAAAACAGCGAAGTCACTGTCGATGAAATGAGTATCGGAATCCGAAATTTTTTGTTGCAGTATGAGTATGGCTTGGATTTGCTAATTGAAAATCCTGCTATTATCGATTTTAGGAAAACGCAAGATGGAACACCTGATGTGGATGTGCAAGCGCTGGAAGCTGGTGTGGATAAAGCTTTTAATCTATACCGAGAAAAGTTGACGGAAACGAGTGCAGTTGCCATTCATTATAACAATAAATATTCGAAGCTTGTGGCAGATGTGGAATTGCCTGAGGATTATGATGTAACGAAGCGACCATGGTATCAGGAGTTAGCCGAAAATCCGGGGCAAGTGTTGTGGACAAATCCTTATGTAGACGCTTTCACGGGTGAATATGTGATTACGGTCGCGAAAGCGATTATGGTAAATGGCAAAATGGAAGGTGCTGTTAATATTGATATTTTGCTGACATCCATTGCCAATCGACTTGCTGAATCGAATATGAAATTTGAAGGCTATCCATTTATTTTTGATCCTGAGGGTGTTGCGCTTGTGCATCCAACACTCCAAAGTGAAAGTGGTATGGAAAATGCATATATTGCAGCGATGTATGACGAAGGAAAATCGGTAGGGCATATGAATTTTGATGAAAATGGGAAAAAGAAAGTCGGTGCCTATACGACGTTAGAAGGCTTCGATTGGAAAATTGGTGTCGTCTATGATGAAAACGCTATCAAAGCAACAGCCGATGAAGCGAAGAGACTGCTGTTACTTATTGGAATTGCTACGTTAGTCGTAGTGTCCCTCATCTTATGGGTGTTGATTACCCGACTGATTAAACCGCTCTATTCGTTGCAAACAGCGATGGATCAAATTGCGGATGGCGATTTGAGTGTTCAGGCGGACGTACAGTCGCAAGATGAATTTGGTCGACTAGCTGAAAATTTTAATGACATGACTAAGAAGGTGCATGATGTCATTACGGTTGTCAATCGCTCTGTCGATGAAGTACGTATGGCTGCGGAAGGGCTGAGTGCATCCGCAGAAGAGACGAATGCAGTTAGTGAGCAAATGGCAGGGGCAATCGATGATATCGCATCAGGCGCTTCAAAATCTGCGCATGATACAGAAGACGTGACGACGACAGTTGATTTGTTAGGTTCTCAAATTATGGGTATTCATGAAAAAGCGGGTGTGATGACTGAAATTGCGACAGAAGCCGAGCAGGTCAATAAAGAAGGGCGAGATCAAATCCAGCAGTTACAATCTTCTTTCGTAGGTTCCCAAACGACATTGCGCTCGATGGAAGATGTTGTCGGTGAACTAGAGTCGAAAGTCGGTGCAATTGGTGTTGTGATGGAGACGATTACCGAAATTTCCGCGCAGACGAATTTGTTAGCACTGAATGCTAGCATTGAAGCAGCGCGTGCAGGTGAACATGGTAAAGGCTTTGCGGTCGTGGCAGATGAAGTACGGAAACTTGCGGAGCAATCAGCGCGGGCGACGGAAGAAGTAAAAGTGACGGTCCAAGAGCTACAAACAGGCTCACAGCAAGTGGCGATTCAAATGCGAGAAACAGGTGAAACGTTTATTGAACAGGAAAAAGTGGTAGAAGGAACGCAACAAACGTTCAGCAACATAGCTGAGCTGATGAACAAACTTGAACAATCGATTGGCAGTGTATACGACGAAGTGAACCGGGTAGTGGCACATAAAGAAACGGTTATGCAAACGATTGAAACGATGGCAGCAACGGCTCAAGAAACCGCAGCAGCGAGCGAAGAAATCAGTGCATCAACAGACGAACAACTTCGCGCAATTCGTGAAGTCGCACAAGCGGCGGATACATTGTCTGGATTGAGTGATGAACTGCATACTGCGATTAATCATTTTAAGATGTGA
- a CDS encoding S-layer homology domain-containing protein → MFLEFVVAAEIAAAYHLGIVKGYPNRNFKPDGKVTRAQIALMLHRACRQKNGMNYIEMQQAPSPNFGSYDEETINAISMLHELGIATGSDLKYMPNNPTSRAQAAKMLVNFFNELK, encoded by the coding sequence ATGTTTTTAGAATTCGTCGTCGCGGCCGAAATTGCGGCGGCTTATCATTTAGGTATCGTTAAAGGATATCCCAATAGAAACTTCAAACCGGATGGCAAAGTAACACGCGCACAGATTGCCTTAATGCTACACCGTGCATGTAGACAAAAAAACGGTATGAACTATATTGAAATGCAACAAGCACCGTCTCCAAACTTCGGAAGCTACGACGAAGAAACAATAAATGCTATTTCCATGCTTCACGAACTTGGCATTGCAACTGGTTCGGATCTCAAGTATATGCCAAATAATCCAACATCGCGTGCTCAGGCAGCGAAAATGCTCGTCAACTTTTTCAATGAATTGAAATGA
- a CDS encoding LacI family DNA-binding transcriptional regulator, with protein MKVTIYDVAKEAGVSIATVSKVINKTGRIGEKTKRKVRAVIEELNYQPNMMASALMGKQTKTIGLLIPDLANPFFSELARSIEVRGQELGYNLVMCNTDYQIEKEDQYLALLKQKSVDGFILASGFERLDKVEQLMKEDIPVAIVARDFPMFTVNAVALDDFMGGYQAASYLIGLGHKNIGIIARDVWSNRERIRGFKQALEENHLEFPSNFEYIFESTAEAGKSIAHKYLNASNVPTAIFACNDLLAAGALQAAKDNRLNVPEQLSVVGFDNTHIARIVEPPLTTIAQPIQSMGEKVMDLMVSMIQGEENEKIRITMLPSIVERESTARLKAK; from the coding sequence ATGAAAGTGACAATATATGATGTGGCGAAAGAAGCGGGGGTCTCAATTGCTACTGTTTCGAAGGTAATCAATAAAACTGGACGCATTGGTGAAAAAACAAAAAGGAAAGTCCGTGCAGTTATAGAGGAATTGAATTATCAGCCGAATATGATGGCGTCGGCGCTGATGGGGAAGCAAACAAAAACAATTGGGCTACTGATTCCTGATTTGGCCAATCCATTTTTCTCGGAATTAGCAAGGAGTATTGAAGTCCGCGGACAGGAACTTGGCTACAATCTTGTCATGTGTAATACAGACTATCAGATAGAAAAAGAGGATCAATACCTAGCTCTTTTAAAACAAAAAAGTGTAGATGGGTTTATTTTGGCATCAGGATTTGAAAGGTTAGATAAGGTAGAACAGCTAATGAAAGAGGATATACCCGTGGCCATTGTAGCTCGTGATTTTCCGATGTTTACCGTTAATGCGGTGGCACTTGACGACTTCATGGGGGGGTATCAAGCAGCATCTTATTTGATTGGATTGGGGCATAAAAATATCGGAATCATTGCACGGGATGTTTGGAGTAATAGGGAACGAATCCGTGGTTTCAAACAAGCATTAGAAGAAAATCATTTGGAGTTTCCGAGTAACTTTGAGTATATTTTCGAAAGTACCGCGGAAGCAGGGAAATCGATTGCACATAAATATTTAAATGCGAGTAATGTACCGACTGCTATTTTTGCATGTAATGATTTATTAGCAGCAGGCGCACTCCAGGCCGCAAAAGATAATAGATTAAATGTGCCAGAACAGCTTTCTGTTGTCGGTTTTGATAATACCCATATTGCAAGGATTGTAGAACCACCTTTAACGACCATTGCACAACCGATTCAAAGTATGGGGGAAAAAGTAATGGACTTAATGGTTTCGATGATTCAAGGTGAAGAGAACGAAAAAATTCGTATTACGATGCTTCCATCCATTGTAGAGCGAGAATCTACTGCTAGATTAAAAGCTAAATAA
- a CDS encoding 6-phosphofructokinase: MKGNCLIVQSGGPTAAINNSMVGIIDEVLYSSFTGTIYGATGGIHGLLNESFITLNHLSIEDRFRLRWTPGAALGTWRYKLTSADFESIIKNLRKKNIRYLFYIGGNGSMNVAKEIDVFAKAVGYELYVIGIPKSIDNDLLGTDHSPGYGSAAKFLATSVLDIKMDMASYTENNRVTIIETMGRHTGWLAGACSLAEGMADDECQVLIYIPEVPFDLQDCLSKVVKAYHEKRNTVLVVAEGIRQGNGQLVCDDDLEYDVLGRAKLGGVAAYLKEIVEAQTGIDTRSIDSSIWQRSSITLASKTDLTEAYQIGKVAWRYAMDGYTGVMIGMKRDTSVDDYQILYETISLKEMAGQERYVPKEWYNDKENTMTIKFKQYVCPIIQGEMLVPMENGLPIYKRVI; encoded by the coding sequence ATGAAAGGTAATTGTTTGATTGTTCAATCAGGTGGCCCAACAGCTGCTATTAATAATTCAATGGTCGGCATTATTGATGAAGTTTTGTATTCATCATTTACGGGCACCATTTACGGCGCCACAGGTGGAATTCATGGATTACTAAATGAATCATTCATTACATTAAATCATCTATCTATTGAAGATAGATTTCGGTTGCGTTGGACACCAGGAGCCGCATTAGGGACATGGCGTTACAAATTGACATCCGCTGATTTTGAATCTATTATAAAAAATTTACGAAAAAAAAATATACGTTACCTTTTTTACATTGGTGGCAACGGCTCGATGAATGTAGCAAAAGAAATTGATGTATTTGCAAAAGCTGTTGGCTATGAATTATATGTGATTGGAATTCCAAAATCGATTGACAATGATTTGCTAGGTACAGATCATTCGCCCGGTTATGGAAGTGCAGCGAAATTTTTGGCGACTTCGGTGCTTGACATTAAAATGGACATGGCTAGCTATACAGAAAACAATCGAGTGACAATTATTGAAACGATGGGCAGACATACAGGTTGGCTTGCAGGTGCTTGTTCGTTAGCGGAAGGTATGGCTGATGATGAATGTCAAGTACTCATTTATATCCCGGAAGTACCATTTGACTTGCAAGATTGCTTGAGTAAAGTGGTAAAAGCTTATCATGAAAAAAGAAATACAGTGTTGGTTGTAGCGGAAGGAATACGACAAGGGAATGGCCAATTAGTTTGCGATGATGACCTAGAGTACGATGTTTTAGGAAGAGCAAAATTAGGTGGAGTTGCTGCTTACTTAAAGGAAATCGTTGAAGCACAGACAGGTATTGATACGCGTTCCATCGATTCAAGTATTTGGCAAAGAAGCAGCATCACTCTTGCATCCAAGACGGATCTAACGGAAGCTTACCAAATTGGAAAAGTAGCTTGGCGATATGCTATGGACGGTTATACCGGTGTTATGATTGGTATGAAAAGGGATACGAGTGTGGATGATTATCAAATTCTCTATGAAACGATTTCGTTGAAAGAAATGGCAGGACAGGAACGTTATGTACCCAAGGAATGGTATAACGACAAAGAAAATACAATGACAATTAAGTTTAAACAGTATGTATGTCCGATTATTCAAGGTGAAATGTTGGTTCCAATGGAGAATGGATTGCCGATATATAAAAGAGTGATTTAA
- the iolG gene encoding inositol 2-dehydrogenase: MKEKIRCAVIGVGRLGFVHAKNAATRIPGAEVVTIVASRKESAERAACELGVQNWTNDPQEVFDDPSIDAVIIVSPTKTHAELIIRAARSKKHIFVDKPLTETIEEADMVIKEINENKVFCQVGFMRRFDPSYAEARRRIVQGDIGEPLYFKGLSRDPGSPPENYIKTSGGIFIDLCIHEYDIARFLMGDEVKSVQSFGEVLVHPFMKKYHDIDQALTFMNFKNGASGDVEGSRNSTFGYDIRGEVVGSEGAIQIGSLQHHNNIIFSKNKSYHDNIPNFPTRFQDSFLNELKHFIDCIRRNVKPLVDEIDGKIALEIAVAATESVKKRELVYL; the protein is encoded by the coding sequence TTGAAAGAAAAAATTCGCTGTGCCGTAATTGGTGTAGGGAGATTGGGATTTGTTCATGCGAAAAATGCTGCAACTCGTATCCCGGGAGCAGAAGTCGTCACAATTGTTGCCTCTAGAAAAGAAAGTGCTGAGAGGGCAGCTTGTGAACTAGGTGTACAAAACTGGACGAATGATCCACAGGAAGTATTCGATGATCCATCTATTGATGCCGTTATTATTGTGAGTCCGACAAAAACCCATGCTGAATTAATCATTCGGGCAGCAAGAAGTAAAAAACATATCTTTGTAGATAAGCCGCTAACCGAAACGATAGAAGAGGCCGATATGGTTATCAAAGAAATTAACGAAAATAAAGTCTTTTGTCAGGTAGGATTTATGAGGCGTTTTGATCCTTCTTATGCAGAAGCAAGGAGAAGAATTGTTCAAGGCGATATCGGAGAACCATTATATTTTAAAGGGCTAAGTCGGGATCCTGGGTCTCCGCCTGAAAACTATATTAAGACAAGCGGTGGAATTTTTATTGATTTATGTATTCACGAGTATGATATCGCACGGTTTTTAATGGGAGACGAAGTGAAATCAGTTCAATCCTTCGGTGAAGTACTCGTTCACCCTTTTATGAAAAAGTATCATGATATTGATCAGGCATTGACCTTTATGAATTTCAAAAATGGTGCTTCGGGAGATGTAGAAGGAAGTAGAAATTCTACATTTGGCTACGATATTCGAGGAGAGGTTGTCGGTTCGGAGGGTGCCATCCAAATTGGTTCTCTTCAACATCATAATAATATTATATTCTCAAAAAATAAAAGCTATCATGATAACATTCCGAACTTCCCAACTAGGTTTCAGGATTCTTTTCTAAATGAATTGAAGCATTTTATCGACTGCATTCGAAGAAATGTAAAACCACTTGTTGATGAAATCGATGGGAAAATAGCCTTGGAAATTGCAGTAGCAGCAACTGAATCAGTTAAGAAGAGAGAATTGGTTTATTTATAA